Within the Terriglobia bacterium genome, the region ATCGGGGTGATGATCGACCGCTGGATCGCCTTTGGCGCGGCCCGCAAGCAGTCGCGTGCGTTCGCCCCGGCCGTGGCCGGCGCCCTGCGCGAGGGCAAGATCGACGAAGCCATCCGCGTGGCCGAGCGCAACAAGAAGAGCCACCTGGCCAAGGTCGTCACCGCGGGCTTGCAGGAGTTCAAGGCGCACTCCGAGTCCAATGAGATCCCGGGCGAGGACATCGAAGCCAGCCGTCGCGCCTTGGAACGCGCTGAGGCCATCGTGCACGCCGAACTCAGGCGTGGCCTGGGCGGCTTGGCCACCATCGGGTCCACGGCTCCGTTCGTGGGGCTGCTGGGTACCGTGGTCGGCATCATCAACGCCTTCCAGGGGATTCAGGCGCAGAAGGCGACCGGTCTGGGCGCCGTCGCCGGTGGCATCTCGGAAGCGCTGGTGACCACGGCCATCGGTCTGTTCGTCGCCATCCCGGCCGTGATGATGTTCAACTACTTCACCAATAAGGTGGAGGCGTTCGACGTCGAGATGGACAACAGCTCCAGCGAGCTGATCGATTACTTCCTGAAGCGCCGGAACGCGATCCGCCGGTAACACCGGCCCTTCGCGCGACACAGGCTTGAAGGCACGGGCGCGAGCCGCCCGTGCCGCATGGGTTGCGCGGCGGCTTCGCAGGAGTCAAGACTCTTATGGCATTGGCAAAACGAGACGAAGGCAGCAAGATCAATTCCAACATCAACGTCACCCCCATGGTGGACGTGATGCTGGTGCTACTGATCATCTTC harbors:
- a CDS encoding MotA/TolQ/ExbB proton channel family protein — translated: MLLTSLSAVALANFPTFALWMFQEAQVGWDPVSLWKQMGWMARIVVIILFIMSAWSIGVMIDRWIAFGAARKQSRAFAPAVAGALREGKIDEAIRVAERNKKSHLAKVVTAGLQEFKAHSESNEIPGEDIEASRRALERAEAIVHAELRRGLGGLATIGSTAPFVGLLGTVVGIINAFQGIQAQKATGLGAVAGGISEALVTTAIGLFVAIPAVMMFNYFTNKVEAFDVEMDNSSSELIDYFLKRRNAIRR